caaggaAGAACCTCATCATTTACGATGCAAAAGTACTTGTCCTTTTCTTGCTTCATTACACTTTGTATTCTCACAGTTAATGCAGGCTGTCAATTTGGGACTAAACACTGAGAACTGAAGATCACCATGCAATTGAAAGTATCTCGATGAGATGAAGCAAACTATTGGTATAGAATTCAGACATATAAATTACGAGGATCCAAAGATTCATTCAACAGTTGAGATAGGAGGAAGAGTTTGTTTACAACTGCAGCAATTAAAGAGAATTAACACTTCCACGCATACACAATAGTAGAGTATTTACAGTAATGAGTTAGCATTAGATGTCAAGTTTGCCCATGAAACGGTCGACGGTAGGACAGCCCCAGTAGCTGGAAGAACATAACATAATGCTCTCTTGTACTGCTAAGGACCAAAGCCCTGGTAATCCCAATAACAGGAGGCAGCATTCTTGAACTCTAAACTACAATCCAGTCGTCACAAAATTAGATGAGTTCCATCAGCCATTTAGCAGATAGTAGATAATTAACTAAAGCATTCACCAGCCATTTAGCAGCTTCAGAAATTCTGGAGTGAAGAAAGCCACTGCTCCACATACTTCTTGCCATCTGAAACTACAAAGACACAGAAAAATCAGTTAACTGTCTCTCCCGCACTCAAGCGATTTAACCAGAAAACCAACCAGTTAGATGGTAGAGTAAGTTCACAAAGCAGCATTAACAAGAAACGACAACCCGCTTTTTCAAGACTAATAAATACTTCAAGAATCAAACATGACCCAAACAAAGGTTTCATTTTTTGTCTGACTAGGAAAAGCCTCCTGCCTCATAGAAGACAAATATATTCATCGCTGCAGCAAAAAATAAATCTGTGGACCCTTAAAAATAGAGGACCCTCCTTTCTTGCAAAAGAAATGAACCACAGATTTGCTTAGATAAGCATTCAATCATTCGGAGTGAGAGGAAGAACCACTCCCAACACTATTTCGCAAACACCATTCATCAAATCAAGAATGATTATGATGGAAATCATTGATGACACAAGATGAATTAACTGGAAATCACTAAGATGCATTAGAGTAATTAATGacccacacaaaaaaaaaaggttctccACAATACATAATCCACCTTTACTTTACCATTTTAACTAACAGCCTTGCTATAATTGTTAGCATAAGTACAAAATGAGAAAAACCTTCCATACATCtgatcattttctttttgttaaatCCAACTTCAAAGGATGCAGCTCCAACACCAATAGCAGTTTCAAATATACAGGATTAAAGAGTTTCACTTAAAGTTAATAAATTACAAAACGTTCACCAACAATATAAAAGCAGACgggatgaaaaaaaaatgagactgAAAACAATGAGCCAGAGCACAAGTccataaaacagaaaatggcaaaattttcaaaaccagaTGAATAAAAATCTCAGAAATCTGCAGGGTCAGAATATCTTACCATCAGAGTACTCATTTGGGAGGTTCTTAATAGCACTCAAGAACTGATTACTCCCTCTAGGCTCCCTCTCCAATTCCGTGTAAGCATGCCTATAGCAAGGAACAAGCACAGCAAAACTGTCATCTGCCTCATCTTCACTCTGGAAATCAGGGGCATGTGGTTCCAGCCACCCAATTGACCAGTCTGAGTCATCGGATTCAGACCCTGACAAACAAACACCATCAGATGGCACCAACACCACATCATACTCTTTATCAATTCTCCTCCTCTCCTCCCTGCTCTTCCATTTCCTCTTAACCTTCCTGCTACTCGGTGCCATTTTTGCGGCCATAACTGATCTAAACTTCAAATTATCCGGTTCCCTTAATCCAAATCCCCAATCAGGTAAGGTATTCATCGAAGAAGACCCGTTGGGAACCGGCTCTTTCTCCTTACCACTCCACCACCACCACGAGAATCTAGTCCAAGAAACAGCCATCTTTCTCCAATCCACGCTCAAGGGAATGATCAAATATAGGTAGTATCAGCAAATTGGGagacaaaaaaatttaatccaaTTGAAAGCCCATAATTATTGGTACTGAAACAGGTTCAGAGGACCAAACAAATTCAAGGAATGATCAGTTCAAACAAACCTCAAAAATTTACTTTTCGTTAATACTAGCATCGGTTGATGATTCTTTCAGCAAAAGCCctgatctttgttttcttttaaaatgaCTACCAATTAAGCAGCATCACTTGAGTGCGTCCATTATGTCAAGAGACACTTGAGCTAGTAATTAATAATatatactaaaaaaaataaaaagtaaccACTCAATCAATCAAGCAAGCAAATTAAGCAAACAATTAATGATATAACTTCAAAACCCAGAAATTATTTTCCCCCAAAAACTAGGAATCTTCATCAAAGAAAAAATCCCATTCCCAAATTTACAAGGCCATTtcttcaaaaagaaacaaaaattcagGGCCCCCAGAAGGATAAAAATGTCTTCTTATAAAAACTTAGAAGTTGAATTTCTGAGAAATAAATGTAGGATGACGATTAGGCCACCAAAGAAGTGAACTTTCTCCACTGCCGGAAAAGGGACAGTGGGAAAGCAACCAAAGTTGAGATTTTGTTGACAGAAACCGGTGATTAGGACcggaaggagaaaagaaaaccggAATTCTCAGGCGCCGGTTTAGTACTAAGCTAGGAGGACTAAGAAAGAAGCAGGAGTTCTAAGATTaaaaggagaaagaagaagGTAGAGGAACCCCGAATTCATGGTTAATCAGGCTATGATGTTGTCATCTGCCGATCATCACCACCACATTTTCTCTCACTAagagtctctctctctctctctcccctccAGCACAcgccacacacacacacacacacacacacacacacacagagaagGAATAAACTAGTTAGGAAGGGTGTCTGAGGTATATATAGCGGGGTGTCAGTTGGGGGGAATCTATGATGGGATATGAATTTTGTAGTTTGCTGCAACTAGTGGTATTTCCGTTGTACATTCAAGTAGTTAACCGAAGAGGAGTTActattgacccaaaaaaaaaaaaaggaaagagtaACTGCAattgctccaaaaaaaaaaaaaaaaaagttattgaaGGGGGAAGAAAGAGGCACCTAGTTTTAGTATTTATGGAAATTTTAGAAATGCCGCCTTTTTTAAATTTGTATCTGGTTAAATTTTTGTTGGTCtaatatatttcttttgtttatcaACAAAAGCATcaaatttcattaattttttacttttactaatttttcaATATTTGTTTGTGATTTGATTCATCAATCAATCCTTTTTAATGAATTaatatttcctttttttaaatttaaaacttttttaTTTACAACTACATatttattataataatttgtgTTCGAATTCAAAATCTCTCTTTTGCGTTTGTGACATTATAATTATACCTGCACATGTAGATAGTTTTTTACAAGTGTAGGAATTATTAATCGATGTTCtactttttgttctttttttttttggcaatataCAAGAATAATAACCATGCAGTCactcaaaaaaaaatgtagccAATTTTGAAGGGGTTGGAGTTTAATGTTTGAGTATTTTCTATTTAAGTTACCAAATGATTGCCTAATTCTTAAGACTttggttattttattttcccatgtaatttgatattttaaaacataagaattCCTCCTTATTTCTTTAATTCGTTTTGATCAAGTTGTACGGTGAGAAAACTTGTCGAGGAGTTCTTTGATCATCAGTGTCTTAGTACACTTTTGTAAAACAAAACTTGAACCTTTGCTCATATATTGTAAATTCTCTCTCAGTAGAAATATATTCATCTATcatttctagaaaaaaaaaaaaaaaaaaaagacaagaagGACAACATTAAAAAGTTATTCAAATAATCGGAGAGACCAAATTAAATCATTTGGGTTCGTGAATTTGATTAAAATGATTCCATTGAATTTCCCTTTAGATGCATGTTCACATTTAAGAGTTCAATGATAATCATATTTGCCTTGTTCTTCGAATTCCCCCCAAGGCATTATCCAAAAGTCAAatgtcactttttttttttagttaaattACTGCTGCTAgtttattttatccttttcaattTAAGACATTTATAAAATGGCGGAAAATCCAATgtctttttataaaaaattattttagtgAAACAAGGTAGCATAATACACAAAAATCTAACTCTGATGTCTTTAAATTTTAGTGACATTCGTTCTCCAACAAagcaaaagaactaaaacagttTTGATAAATTATGAGAAGTGcaacataaattaaaataattaactTTCTTCTGCTAAAAGCAAGAATCACGTTTATTTTGAAGTGTTTTatttcattcaagaaaatgccgTATACGGCCAAAGTTATGCAAGGcatattcaattttttaaaCATAGAGAAAGCGGCCTCTCCTATTCGACTCAGTCAGGTTCGGTACATGTTGACGAATGTGGTATATTTTTGCCATGAAGAGTTGTTTAATTCGTTTAGAGTCCTTAGAACATCTATAGATTTAAGTTAACTTTCTGCTTTCTTTTACTccatttgtttgtttgtttcctCTTTGTTGCGGTCTGGCCCTTGATATCAATTGGCTGAGTTTGTCTACTGCATCTAGTGCAGACTTCAGCCCAGCTACTTAATTACTGTGAGTTATGATTTACATTcatcatttatatatatatatatatatatatatatatatatatatatatatatatatatatatatattctaaaGTGAGAAAATCAGCAGTTAAATCTTGGTATCAAAATCATACTGTGGATATTAGAATTGTGCGTTGGTGGAACTGTGTGTTGGTAAACGATCTATAAGAATCTCTATAAACCATCAAAAATGTGTCCTGATTCTTGAGGGTAATTAGAGTCCAATTCGTCCAGATTATTTATGTACTTCTCCAAATTCTAATGTTTCTTCTTTATTGTTTTGAGGTTTAACTCCCCGTTGTTTACTCGTTTTTTCTTCCAACGTTTTTCCGcaaaaggtcaaaaaagtgAGAAAATCAGTAGTTACATTTTAGTAACAAAATCATGTGTTTAAAACGGTGAACGATCTGTAAGAATTTTCATAAGCGGTCAAGAACGTGCTTTGACCCCGTAATAATATCTGGAGCCCAATCCGCTCAAAATTTACATCCTCCACCCAAAAACCAAAAAAGCACCAAGATGTCCAATTGCAACCAATTGGAGTATGACAAACACATAACCAGATAATACTGGACTATTAACTGATTaatcatcaattttaaaagtaaTTAAGCAGTTGAGCCTGTGGAATGAGGAGGAGACACGTGGAAGGTTACACAGGCATAGGAAGCCAACGATTTCGTGTAATCAACAGCAAGTAATTGACTTCCCAGGACACACGTCAACGTGTGGTCGTCCACCCAAGTAATCAAAGATTATCACCGTCACAAGCCGATCTTCAATTCCTCGCGTTTATGTTTATATGACATGATggcttttgttttgtcattatATCAATGGAggaataataaatgaaaattaaattCGTGTGGTTAATTAAATAGAACTTCTATCCTGTTTCCCTATTCCGTATGTCACTCTGGACTTTGCATTGCCTTTGAAATTGCTGGAAAGATACAATAGAGACgaaattctttcaaaattaatgagagagagagaaaggagagggGCACGATTGTTGGGAGTTGCTAACATATCCTTTTCTTCgttgaaaaatctccaaaagaaaCAGAACTTGGTTCTTCTAACCATATATTCATATGACTACGAGATGGCCTCATGTGGTCACTAGCACATTTGTTCTCGCTAGTACATGCACATGTTTATTTGTTGGTATATTGAATGGTTGTCAACAATCCAATCAAtgcaagtaatttttttttttttttttttgtgattcaTTACTGATCTACTCTACTACTACTAACCTAATCTAGGGAAAGGTTGAActgaatttaaaggaaaaacGATTGGAATTGAACTACCATCGAATCATATGGATGCGTAATGCAACGCATCcatatgatttgaaaaaatCGTATTGTGACAAGTGATAGGAGATAAAATTTAAACTCTTAATCTCCTATTTCACtaaaacttaaaattttttatggccagctcgaactcgagttgaATTTTGACTTGCGAACTCGTTTGCAACCTTAGTGACAACTATGAAGATAAAGGGTAAGgttatttaaagaaaaaagttagGGTTAGAAACTTGAGGCACGAACAATTGCTGTTTCAGAACAGTTTGCTCAATTTAATAGAACATAAattcatttaaaatttaaaatgtaaatcaatttcaatataaTGTAAATATGTAACAAATTTTTGTGAATCTTACGCATGATAACGCTTAAATATGATGATTTACTCCATGTTTTCTGGTTGCAACCTACAACCCTCCCTGCCCCTAATTCTAGTCTTGGCCGTTGATTCCTAGTTATCATTGTTGACATTTGTAACCTGACTTCCTGGAAAAAGCTGGTTGAAGTTGGttagagtgaaaaaaaaaaaaaaaaaagaagttgccGTGCATGATAATAgtaaccaaaaaagaaaagcttgCAAGGAGACATTTGCTTCTTGGCTCATCCAAAGACTTGGAATATGGAATATGCATCATCGCCTTATCTTCTTGAGTTGTAACTAGTCAATTAAGTTGTACGCAAAAGCTTTAAAATGGATCATAGACTGGTTGGAAAGAGCACTTGGAACACTCCTACGCACTAAATTCCACCCCAAACGACACGGAAATGACCTACTGAGATTTGAGaataaaaaaagcaaaaaagaaagtaGAGTTATTCGAACGAATGCTACGCGTTAACACACCTAATATACAATtaatctaatatatatatattaataataattattttttttacatttatatacttttgtTAAATATATCTTAATGAGTGTCCATTAGACAAACCGAAGGAAGAACAATGCACCTAGTAACTAAGGCTATCaacgggccggaattcattatttcgGACCTGGACCCGAATTACTATACCGGAACCGGATCCGATCCGTTTATCCGATGGatcttttattctatgttccggatccggatccggcagGTCTCGGATCCGGGTGGGGTCTACCCGCacaaatttagcaaaatttataatttctaataaaaatgagaaaaaaatatatttgtaaactaatttctaactaatgcaaagaaaaaaccaaataagaaaagaaatcaaattgactttactcaaatacataatcctaatcaaattatattgataaatatatattttttaaattattaattcatttatatccggatccgggtctaatacgggtcggaatactatattccgtatccgacccgtttttttgtttgacaaaacggatccggatccgaaaaacggaattaaatccctacccatacccgcaataatttcgCGGAttcgatccggatccgggtctagacccgacccgttgacaggcctactaGTAACctagaaagaaggaaaatctgAATGAGTTTCATGCCTTGTAGGGGTGTTTAATTATCCCATTTTTTATGTACCTCTTAATCCCACCAATTAAAGAAGTCATTTTCCAGATGATTGACCAATGGTAAAccaacatgtatatatatatatatatatatatatatatatatgtactcaCGAATCCATCGCAATCGTGAGAAACAAATCTTTTGATGTCTTTGGCTGAAAACGTGAAATTGTCGAATGTGGGATTTTATTGGTTCGGCAGGCTTATGGGCAGTGAAAACATTCCATCCACATCCACATCCCCGCAACCACCAGCCCCTCTCGTCAACCATTAAAAACTCATGTTTTATTCATCGATGAATTATTATCTACCCATTATTAAAGAATTACACTTGGATGCATTTTATATTACTGCATACTTTTCATGGTAGTTAATCATGATCATGTCAAAATTCCTTgtacttgaattttttttttcttttttgttggcCAAATGGAACTGGATTATAAGGATAATCACAAAGACAAACGAACAGTGATATACACTCATTTTAGCTACAAAAGCTAAAGATTCTGCTGCTTTTGTCAATTGCAAAAGTTGGAAATGATGGCCCTTTTATTCACTTTATAGTGCTACGTGATTTTCGTATTCCATTTTTCGCAAACAGGCCTATAGTGTAGCACGATCGAAGGAGTAAGATAGAAGCCTCCAAAAAAAGGCTGCAATGGAATAATAACATGGGGATTGGTAACAACTAACAAGACAATAATATGATAaagtattttgttttttttttttcatctaaaACTGTGATATATGTTTGCTTTCATAATTAAGGATGGAAGTGGGCATCTGGTGACCTTTGACTTGGACAAAATGAAAAGCTCATAGCAAGGAAGAAGTTTGCATTTGATTAGATAATTGGCCTGTCACCATTTGCTTTAACACTTTTAAGAGGTTATTCTTCTCTCTTTATGTTTATGCTTTGTTTAATACTCCCTCCcattttttataactgacgtttaagaaatttgctcttaagtacttttatctgtcgttgTATTATCCCCATGCaacattaattatttttttataattt
The genomic region above belongs to Coffea arabica cultivar ET-39 chromosome 7c, Coffea Arabica ET-39 HiFi, whole genome shotgun sequence and contains:
- the LOC113699356 gene encoding uncharacterized protein isoform X1, whose translation is MAVSWTRFSWWWWSGKEKEPVPNGSSSMNTLPDWGFGLREPDNLKFRSVMAAKMAPSSRKVKRKWKSREERRRIDKEYDVVLVPSDGVCLSGSESDDSDWSIGWLEPHAPDFQSEDEADDSFAVLVPCYRHAYTELEREPRGSNQFLSAIKNLPNEYSDVSDGKKYVEQWLSSLQNF
- the LOC113699356 gene encoding uncharacterized protein isoform X2; this translates as MAVSWTRFSWWWWSGKEKEPVPNGSSSMNTLPDWGFGLREPDNLKFRSVMAAKMAPSSRKVKRKWKSREERRRIDKEYDVVLVPSDGVCLSGSESDDSDWSIGWLEPHAPDFQSEDEADDSFAVLVPCYRHAYTELEREPRGSNQFLSAIKNLPNEYSDDGKKYVEQWLSSLQNF